Proteins from one Dromiciops gliroides isolate mDroGli1 chromosome 6, mDroGli1.pri, whole genome shotgun sequence genomic window:
- the LOC122732840 gene encoding olfactory receptor 10Q1-like — MESDALEDDEMSSLIAFHLNQSGPTEFVFRVLTTSPKIQALLFCFFLFLYILILCGNTAIIWAVYTHTSLHTPMYFFLSNLSFLEICYTTTVVPLMLSNIFGAQRPIPLAGCAAQMFLFCALGGTDCFLLAVMAYDRYVAICHPLHYTLIMTRKRCIQLVGASLGLASCLNLQLTALIFTLPFCGHRLEINHFLCDVPPVLRLACGDTRLHQAVLFVVGILVLTIPFVLISISYIFIANSILRIRSAEGRRRAFSTCSSHLSVVLLQYGCCTLVYMCPRSSEDEDRQLALIYTFVTPLLNPLIYTLRNKDVKEALKKSMTCKIACETP, encoded by the coding sequence ATGAAATGTCTTCTCTCATCGCTTTCCATCTTAACCAGTCTGGCCCCACTGAGTTTGTGTTCCGAGTACTCACCACTTCCCCCAAGATCCAGGCCCTCCTCTTCTGCTTCTTCCTATTCCTTTACATATTGATCCTCTGTGGTAACACTGCCATCATCTGGGCTGTGTACACCCACACCTCCCTACACACACCTATGTACTTCTTCCTGTCCAACCTGTCCTTCCTGGAAATCTGTTACACCACGACTGTGGTGCCACTGATGCTCTCCAACATCTTTGGGGCTCAAAGGCCTATCCCACTGGCTGGTTGTGCAGCTCAGATGTTCCTATTTTGTGCCCTTGGAGGTACTGACTGTTTCTTATTGGCTGTCATGGCATATGATCGCTATGTGGCCATCTGCCATCCCCTGCACTACACCCTCATCATGACCCGGAAGCGTTGTATCCAGCTTGTGGGTGCTTCCCTGGGCCTGGCTTCTTGCCTTAATCTTCAGCTCACAGCATTGATCTTCACCCTCCCCTTCTGCGGGCACCGCCTGGAGATCAACCACTTCCTGTGTGATGTTCCACCCGTCTTACGCCTGGCCTGTGGGGACACTCGATTGCATCAAGCTGTCCTATTTGTTGTGGGTATCCTTGTGCTGACCATTCCCTTTGTGCTCATCTCCATTTCCTATATCTTTATTGCCAATAGCATTCTCCGCATCCGTTCTGCAGAAGGGCGCAGGCGAGCCTTCTCTACCTGCTCCTCCCATCTCTCTGTGGTTCTATTGCAATATGGCTGTTGTACCCTGGTCTATATGTGTCCCAGGTCCTCAGAGGATGAGGACCGACAGCTTGCTTTGATTTATACCTTTGTCACACCTctgctcaaccccctcatttacacTCTACGAAATAAGGATGTCAAAGAAGCACTGAAAAAATCCATGACCTGCAAAATAGCCTGTGAAACTCCATGA
- the LOC122731838 gene encoding olfactory receptor 10Q1-like has product MSSPNTLHLNQSGPTEFVFQVLTASHKIQVLLFCFFLLLYIMILCGNSAIIAVVCAYSSLHTPMYFFLSNLSSLEICYTTTTVPLMLSNIFGAQKPISLAGCGAQMLFFLTFGGADCFLLAVIAYDRYVAICHPLHYTLIMTKELCMQMVVGSLGLSIVFTLPLTALVCSLPFCGHRQEINHFLCDAPPVLRLACGDTHIHQAVLYVVSIFVLTIPFLLICISYIFIAITILRIHSAEGRQRAFSTCSSHLTVVLLQYGCCSLVYLRPRSSTSEDEDRQLALVYTFVIPLLNPLIYTLRNKDVKEALKKSVSRKDTSKTMKV; this is encoded by the coding sequence ATGTCTTCTCCCAATACTCTCCATCTCAACCAGTCTGGTCCCACCGAGTTTGTGTTCCAAGTATTAACTGCTTCTCACAAGATCCAGGtccttcttttctgtttcttccttctcctctacaTAATGATCCTCTGTGGTAACAGTGCCATCATTGCAGTTGTGTGTGCTTACAGTTCCCTCCACACTCCCATGTACTTCTTCCTCTCCAACCTGTCTTCCCTAGAAATCTGTTACACCACTACTACTGTGCCCCTGATGCTCTCCAACATCTTTGGAGCTCAGAAGCCCATTTCATTGGCTGGTTGTGGGGCCCAGATGTTATTCTTTCTCACATTTGGTGGTGCTGATTGTTTCCTACTGGCTGTCATAGCCTATGACCGTTATGTGGCCATTTGTCATCCTTTGCATTATACCCTTATCATGACCAAAGAGTTGTGTATGCAGATGGTGGTTGGCTCCCTGGGCCTGTCTATTGTCTTTACACTGCCACTCACAGCACTGGTTTGCTCCCTACCCTTCTGTGGACATCGCCAAGAGATCAATCACTTCCTCTGTGATGCCCCACCTGTCCTAAGGTTAGCCTGTGGGGACACCCACATACACCAGGCTGTTCTATATGTAGTAAGTATCTTTGTATTGACCATTCCCTTCCTACTCATCTGTATCTCCTATATTTTCATTGCTATTACTATCTTGCGCATCCACTCAGCAGAAGGGCGCCAGAGGGCCTTCTCCACTTGCTCCTCCCATCTCACTGTGGTCCTGCTGCAATATGGCTGCTGTAGTCTAGTCTACTTGCGTCCCAGGTCCAGCACCTCAGAGGATGAGGACCGGCAGCTTGCCTTGGTTTATACCTTTGTCATACCTCTGCTTAATCCCCTCATTTATACCCTACGGAACAAGGATGTCAAAGAAGCTCTGAAAAAATCTGTGAGCCGCAAAGACACCTCTAAAACTATGAAGGTATAG